In Morganella morganii, the following are encoded in one genomic region:
- the agaV gene encoding PTS N-acetylgalactosamine transporter subunit IIB encodes MPNIVLSRIDERLIHGQVGVQWVGFAGANLVLVANDEVAEDPLQQNLMEMVLTEGIAVRFWPLQKVIDNIHKAADRQKILLVCKTPADFLTLVKGGVPVERINVGNIHYTEGKRQIAKTVSVDEADIAAFRGLNEAGVACYIQGVPTEPAQDLFKLL; translated from the coding sequence ATGCCAAATATTGTGTTAAGTCGTATTGATGAACGGTTAATCCACGGACAGGTTGGTGTCCAGTGGGTGGGATTTGCCGGTGCCAACCTGGTGCTGGTCGCCAATGATGAGGTGGCAGAAGATCCGCTGCAGCAAAACCTGATGGAAATGGTGCTGACGGAAGGGATTGCCGTGCGTTTCTGGCCGCTGCAGAAGGTGATCGACAATATTCATAAAGCTGCTGACCGCCAGAAAATTCTGCTGGTCTGCAAAACGCCGGCAGATTTTCTGACCTTGGTGAAAGGCGGTGTTCCGGTGGAACGCATTAACGTCGGCAATATTCACTATACCGAAGGCAAGCGTCAGATTGCCAAAACCGTGTCTGTGGATGAGGCGGATATCGCCGCATTCCGCGGGCTTAACGAGGCCGGTGTCGCCTGTTATATCCAGGGCGTACCGACAGAACCGGCGCAGGATCTGTTTAAACTGCTCTGA
- the kbaZ gene encoding tagatose-bisphosphate aldolase subunit KbaZ has translation MKLLTDIVARHKRGEKTGIYAVCSAHPYVLKAAVCFAREQQTPLLVEATSNQVDQFGGYTGMTPADFRDFMWKLADEHHFPRENLILGGDHLGPNRWQNEPAEDAMTKADELIRTYVAAGFKKIHLDCSMSCAGDPVPLTDEIVAQRAARLAVIAEETCEKHFGVRDLVYVIGTEVPVPGGAHEELNELAVTTPQAASATIAAHQDAFARHQLTDIWPRITGLVVQPGVEFDHNNVIDYRSEKARALSEMVTHHDHLVYEAHSTDYQTPHALSQLVDDHFAILKVGPGLTFALREALYALAGIEDELVAPAVRSGLRQVLEDVMLKQPGYWQSYYTGDEQTRRLARSYSYSDRIRYYWPDETISAAVTRLLENLTETAIPLPLISQYLPLQYPLVRAGTISAAPEELIIAHIQTVLRHYHDACKTMPADKSEKQPCQILC, from the coding sequence GTGAAACTTTTAACTGATATCGTTGCCCGTCACAAACGGGGTGAGAAAACAGGGATTTATGCTGTCTGTTCCGCCCATCCGTATGTTCTGAAAGCAGCGGTATGTTTTGCCCGTGAACAACAAACGCCGTTACTGGTTGAAGCAACTTCCAATCAGGTGGATCAGTTCGGCGGTTATACCGGCATGACACCGGCTGACTTCCGTGATTTTATGTGGAAGCTGGCTGATGAACATCACTTTCCCCGTGAAAATCTGATCCTCGGCGGCGACCACCTCGGGCCGAACCGCTGGCAGAATGAGCCGGCTGAAGACGCCATGACAAAAGCCGATGAGCTGATCCGCACTTATGTTGCTGCCGGGTTCAAAAAGATTCACCTCGACTGCAGTATGTCCTGTGCCGGTGATCCGGTTCCACTGACGGATGAAATCGTCGCACAGCGCGCCGCACGCCTGGCGGTAATTGCCGAGGAAACCTGTGAGAAACATTTCGGCGTCCGCGACCTGGTGTATGTGATTGGTACGGAAGTGCCGGTGCCGGGCGGGGCTCACGAAGAGCTGAATGAGCTGGCGGTTACCACGCCGCAGGCTGCATCCGCCACTATCGCCGCACATCAGGACGCATTTGCGCGGCATCAGCTCACGGATATCTGGCCGCGCATTACCGGGCTGGTGGTACAGCCGGGGGTGGAATTTGATCATAATAATGTTATTGATTACCGCTCGGAAAAAGCCCGCGCCCTGAGTGAGATGGTCACACATCATGACCATCTGGTGTACGAGGCGCACTCCACGGATTACCAGACCCCGCATGCACTCAGTCAATTAGTTGACGATCACTTTGCGATTCTGAAAGTCGGTCCCGGTCTGACCTTCGCCCTGCGTGAAGCACTGTATGCCCTCGCCGGTATAGAGGATGAGCTGGTTGCTCCGGCAGTACGTTCCGGGCTGCGTCAGGTGCTGGAAGATGTCATGCTGAAACAACCGGGCTACTGGCAGAGTTATTACACCGGTGATGAGCAGACCCGCCGTCTTGCCCGCAGCTACAGCTATTCCGATCGCATCCGCTATTACTGGCCGGATGAGACCATCAGCGCGGCAGTGACCCGTCTGCTGGAAAACCTGACAGAAACGGCGATCCCGCTGCCGCTGATCAGCCAGTATCTGCCGTTACAGTATCCGCTGGTACGTGCCGGAACGATCTCCGCCGCACCGGAAGAGTTAATCATCGCACACATTCAGACTGTGCTGCGTCACTATCACGATGCCTGTAAAACCATGCCTGCCGATAAGAGCGAGAAACAGCCATGCCAAATATTGTGTTAA
- a CDS encoding DeoR family transcriptional regulator, with amino-acid sequence MNSPDAGTDNRVMGTSGRREHIIQLLRTHGSVQVNELSQQFHVSTVTIRNDLAFLEKQGIAVRAYGGALICEGVSPVSEPSLEDKSTRHTTIKRNIAAVAAELIRPGLRVILDSGTTTYEIARQLRHHQDTIVMTNGMNVANALLEAPGVELLMTGGQLRRQSLSFYGDQAEQSLQNYHFDMLFLGVDAIDLERGISTHNEDEARLNRRMCEVAGHIVVVTDSSKFNSSSLHKIIDTQRIDTIITDDGIPEASLTGLRRIGTEVILVKG; translated from the coding sequence ATGAACAGTCCGGATGCCGGGACGGATAACCGGGTGATGGGAACGAGCGGGCGGCGTGAGCATATCATCCAGCTTTTGCGCACCCACGGCAGTGTTCAGGTGAATGAGCTGTCGCAGCAGTTTCACGTTTCCACAGTGACTATCCGCAATGACCTCGCTTTCCTCGAAAAACAGGGGATCGCGGTGCGTGCCTATGGCGGCGCACTGATTTGTGAGGGGGTTTCACCGGTCAGTGAGCCGTCGCTGGAGGATAAAAGTACCCGCCACACCACTATCAAACGCAATATTGCGGCGGTGGCCGCCGAGCTTATCCGGCCGGGGCTGCGTGTGATTCTGGACTCCGGTACCACGACGTATGAGATTGCCCGTCAGCTGCGCCACCATCAGGATACGATCGTGATGACCAACGGCATGAATGTGGCGAATGCCCTTCTGGAAGCACCGGGAGTGGAGCTGCTGATGACCGGCGGCCAGCTGCGGCGTCAGTCGCTCTCTTTTTACGGCGATCAGGCGGAGCAGTCATTGCAGAATTATCACTTTGATATGCTGTTTCTCGGGGTGGATGCGATTGATCTGGAGCGCGGTATCAGCACGCATAATGAAGATGAGGCACGGCTCAACCGGCGGATGTGTGAAGTGGCCGGACACATTGTGGTGGTGACGGATTCCAGTAAATTTAACAGTTCCAGTCTGCACAAAATAATCGATACCCAGCGTATTGATACCATTATTACTGATGACGGTATTCCGGAAGCGAGCCTGACAGGGTTACGCCGGATCGGCACAGAAGTGATTCTGGTGAAGGGATAA
- a CDS encoding colicin E3-like toxin immunity protein: MGLKVHLQWFDKKTEDFIDKEYSVDLGDDDTVITQTVNPTENIINNGWFDVISAWVPYLQNHLKHKIDLGKYDYQVAFAYRDNW; the protein is encoded by the coding sequence ATGGGATTGAAAGTACATTTACAATGGTTTGATAAAAAAACGGAAGACTTTATTGATAAGGAATATTCAGTAGATTTAGGGGATGACGACACTGTGATTACTCAGACAGTCAACCCGACAGAAAATATCATTAATAACGGTTGGTTTGATGTTATTTCCGCGTGGGTGCCTTATCTTCAGAATCACCTTAAACATAAAATTGATCTGGGTAAATACGATTATCAGGTGGCATTTGCTTACCGGGATAACTGGTAA
- a CDS encoding colicin-like bacteriocin tRNase domain-containing protein has product MSDKHDPSDGTPHIKVTVYSTPCESEEWPSIDNFNVFQYPGRNRPSILKEYLDEARREPERMVYLSSAAAVGRSALIFPVNGTLAATIASWIQSFDFSALLAGLRDTLPLAGRITGIAALLWPTKMGNAELYQGAGPLIDLNRAKLVDMRQADMVVTLPSELVTTVKPADIRGQKTVPAMVVAQGVVDAVKQEHTVALTMAENTDIPVITAQKTKKPNVYTAEVVPGMKPLRIRMVSPSGKQVPPSKSVELPAAEHYLPQPDSGKTHHAFIVFGDDYQPVYISVTRKEWQVKPYVEAKKAEEEKKTSGC; this is encoded by the coding sequence ATGTCAGATAAGCATGACCCTTCAGACGGTACGCCCCATATTAAAGTTACTGTATACAGCACCCCTTGTGAGAGTGAAGAGTGGCCGTCTATTGATAATTTTAACGTATTCCAGTATCCCGGTCGCAACCGCCCGTCCATCCTGAAAGAATATCTCGATGAAGCACGCAGGGAACCGGAGCGGATGGTCTATCTCAGCAGTGCCGCAGCAGTCGGCCGGAGTGCATTAATTTTTCCGGTTAACGGCACTCTGGCCGCAACCATTGCATCCTGGATTCAGTCTTTCGATTTCAGTGCTCTGCTGGCAGGACTGAGAGATACATTACCCCTGGCGGGGCGGATAACCGGTATTGCCGCATTATTGTGGCCGACTAAAATGGGGAACGCTGAATTATATCAGGGTGCCGGACCCCTTATTGATTTAAACCGTGCGAAACTTGTCGATATGAGGCAGGCGGATATGGTTGTCACGCTGCCGTCTGAACTGGTCACCACGGTAAAACCGGCAGACATCAGGGGACAAAAAACGGTTCCCGCAATGGTTGTGGCACAGGGTGTGGTGGATGCCGTTAAGCAGGAGCACACGGTTGCACTCACAATGGCGGAAAATACGGATATTCCGGTCATCACGGCACAAAAAACGAAGAAACCGAATGTGTATACCGCAGAGGTTGTCCCGGGTATGAAGCCGCTGCGGATAAGAATGGTGTCACCATCAGGTAAGCAGGTTCCCCCCTCAAAAAGTGTGGAACTTCCGGCCGCAGAGCATTATCTTCCTCAGCCGGACAGCGGAAAAACCCATCATGCGTTTATTGTTTTCGGCGATGATTATCAGCCGGTTTATATTTCGGTGACGCGGAAGGAGTGGCAGGTAAAGCCTTATGTTGAGGCTAAAAAAGCGGAAGAAGAAAAAAAAACGTCAGGGTGTTAA
- a CDS encoding alpha-keto acid decarboxylase family protein, whose translation MTKSVIEHVLSRLADLGITDVFGVAGDFAFPIEDAVCDGNTQRWIGNCNELNAAYAADGYARIKGAAALSTTFGVGELSAINGIAGSYAENLPVFHLVGMPASGVQKSGRLVHHTLGDGNFSLFCELGQRLSCAHAIMTPENCVAETERLIAAALRERRPVYMGFPFDYATQPVQIPEHLTAPAQPVSDKTALTEAVAAIRAKLADSPSACILPGMLAARSGLIDDVQALIRQTGLPYATMFMDKAIISESDPHYAGMYNGHLMNPQVREFVENSDCVLGIGAVMTDFNTGSFTADIAPEKLISIMADHVRVGAKIWQNVYMRDLLPALAAGLPHRECHIPAATGLGKPVADASGNITPPYLYPRFEQLFRKNDIIIAETGTVSMGLGFALLPEGAQFHNQTLWGSIGWATPAAVGAAIAAPDHRLILITGEGSHQLTAQEISQFGRFGLKPLIFVLNNDGYLIERLLCKDPEAVYNDLPQWRYAQLPQALGCDNWYCRRVTTCTELDEAIREAETGDRAAYIEIITERYAASDLAKKLGESVATLYSF comes from the coding sequence ATGACAAAAAGCGTAATTGAGCATGTTTTAAGCCGTCTGGCAGATTTGGGCATCACCGATGTTTTCGGTGTCGCGGGAGATTTTGCGTTCCCCATTGAAGATGCGGTCTGCGACGGTAACACACAACGCTGGATTGGTAACTGTAACGAACTGAACGCCGCCTATGCCGCAGATGGCTACGCGCGTATCAAGGGCGCCGCGGCGCTTTCCACCACGTTCGGCGTGGGTGAATTAAGCGCGATCAACGGTATTGCCGGTTCGTATGCGGAAAACCTGCCGGTTTTTCATCTGGTCGGCATGCCTGCCAGTGGTGTACAAAAGAGTGGCCGCCTGGTGCATCACACCCTGGGCGATGGCAATTTCAGCCTGTTCTGTGAACTGGGGCAGCGCCTTTCCTGTGCCCACGCCATAATGACCCCGGAGAACTGTGTGGCGGAGACAGAACGCCTGATTGCTGCCGCTCTGCGCGAGCGCCGTCCGGTCTATATGGGTTTCCCGTTTGATTACGCCACACAGCCGGTTCAGATACCGGAACACCTTACCGCACCGGCACAACCGGTCAGTGACAAAACCGCGCTCACTGAAGCGGTTGCCGCGATCAGGGCAAAACTGGCGGACAGCCCGTCCGCCTGTATCCTGCCGGGCATGCTGGCCGCACGTTCCGGACTGATTGATGACGTACAGGCGCTTATCCGTCAGACCGGGCTGCCATACGCCACCATGTTTATGGATAAAGCCATCATCAGTGAATCCGACCCGCATTACGCCGGGATGTATAACGGTCATCTGATGAATCCGCAGGTCAGGGAATTTGTTGAAAACAGTGACTGTGTGCTGGGTATCGGAGCGGTGATGACAGACTTTAACACCGGCAGTTTTACTGCTGATATCGCACCGGAAAAGCTGATCAGCATTATGGCGGATCATGTCCGGGTCGGCGCAAAAATCTGGCAGAATGTGTATATGCGGGATCTGCTGCCTGCCCTGGCCGCCGGACTTCCGCACCGGGAATGTCATATTCCGGCAGCAACCGGGCTGGGTAAACCGGTGGCTGACGCTTCCGGTAATATTACCCCGCCGTATCTGTATCCCCGTTTTGAGCAATTGTTCAGAAAAAACGACATTATCATCGCTGAAACCGGTACGGTTTCAATGGGGCTTGGCTTTGCACTGCTGCCGGAAGGAGCGCAATTCCATAACCAGACGTTATGGGGATCAATCGGCTGGGCAACACCTGCGGCCGTTGGAGCCGCCATCGCGGCGCCTGATCACAGATTGATTCTGATCACCGGGGAAGGCTCACACCAGCTGACTGCCCAGGAAATCAGCCAGTTTGGCCGTTTTGGTCTGAAACCACTTATTTTCGTGCTGAATAATGACGGCTATCTCATTGAGCGCCTGCTGTGCAAAGACCCGGAAGCCGTTTATAACGACCTGCCGCAGTGGCGTTACGCACAACTGCCACAGGCGCTGGGATGCGATAACTGGTATTGCCGCCGCGTCACCACCTGCACGGAGCTGGATGAGGCAATCCGGGAAGCGGAAACCGGTGACCGCGCCGCCTATATTGAAATCATTACGGAGCGCTATGCCGCATCCGATCTGGCAAAAAAACTCGGTGAATCAGTAGCAACACTGTACTCGTTTTAA
- a CDS encoding LysR family transcriptional regulator, whose product MDIRALRYFTEVVQYNGFSRAAEALFVTQPAISRSIQKLEHELGFPLLVRDTDGVTLTDEGAILYEHARRILVQFQCMNKALQDKSGPLTGTLNVGLPPVIASTWFAGIIMAFTSRHPQVELKIFELGTKQMAEAMTDGTVETAAVMLPFDEQLFELHRFATDRLMLLVNHQHPLAAKKQVSFAEIIREPFVFFSEAFRINDLVRSACGIYSTEPVVAGRSNHLDLILAMVRAGVGITLLPDSMWRERTADGLVLLPVTDPVLSYDLALAGVRGGYQSRSCRAWNALAMEILGIPYVTGAGHLL is encoded by the coding sequence ATGGATATACGTGCACTCCGCTACTTTACAGAGGTGGTTCAGTACAACGGATTCAGCCGGGCGGCAGAGGCGTTGTTTGTCACGCAACCCGCCATCAGCCGCAGTATTCAGAAGCTGGAGCACGAACTGGGATTTCCGTTACTGGTCCGTGATACCGACGGGGTGACGCTGACCGATGAAGGGGCGATTCTGTATGAGCACGCGCGACGGATTCTGGTGCAGTTTCAGTGTATGAACAAAGCATTACAGGATAAATCCGGCCCGCTGACCGGCACACTGAATGTGGGATTACCGCCGGTTATCGCCTCGACCTGGTTTGCCGGGATCATCATGGCGTTTACGTCCCGCCATCCGCAGGTGGAACTGAAGATTTTCGAACTGGGCACGAAACAGATGGCCGAAGCGATGACCGACGGTACGGTGGAAACCGCTGCGGTGATGCTGCCGTTTGATGAGCAGCTATTTGAGCTGCACCGTTTCGCCACCGACCGGCTGATGCTGCTGGTGAATCATCAGCACCCGCTGGCGGCAAAAAAACAGGTGAGCTTTGCGGAGATTATCCGTGAGCCGTTTGTGTTTTTCTCCGAAGCATTCCGGATAAACGACCTGGTGCGCAGCGCGTGCGGGATTTACAGCACGGAACCGGTGGTAGCAGGACGGAGCAATCACCTTGATCTGATCCTTGCGATGGTCAGGGCGGGGGTGGGGATCACGCTGCTGCCGGACAGCATGTGGCGTGAACGCACGGCTGATGGTCTGGTACTGCTGCCGGTGACCGACCCGGTGCTCTCCTACGATCTGGCACTGGCCGGTGTGCGCGGCGGGTATCAGAGCCGCAGCTGCCGTGCGTGGAATGCACTGGCGATGGAAATACTCGGTATTCCGTATGTAACCGGTGCCGGCCATTTACTGTAA
- a CDS encoding DUF2786 domain-containing protein has translation MDDREKVVEKVRKLMSLAENAGNENEAANAFSKARIFMKKYHLELSDIYSAEPSPPPPYPRRKAPPRPLTPEEEPRPVRLHFTGPALIFIMLLLFVVYILYLQ, from the coding sequence ATGGATGACAGAGAAAAGGTGGTTGAAAAAGTCAGAAAGCTGATGTCTCTTGCCGAAAATGCCGGTAATGAGAATGAAGCCGCGAACGCCTTTTCAAAAGCGCGGATATTTATGAAAAAATATCACCTCGAACTGTCTGATATCTATTCCGCAGAACCGTCTCCCCCGCCACCCTATCCCCGCAGAAAAGCACCACCGCGCCCGCTGACCCCGGAAGAGGAGCCGCGCCCGGTCAGATTACACTTCACCGGCCCGGCACTGATTTTCATTATGCTGCTGTTATTTGTGGTTTATATACTGTATTTACAGTAA
- a CDS encoding substrate-binding domain-containing protein, producing MMGGQAFAAQDNPVKIAVLMYGMKAEFVQLMEKSAKEHPAVKNGEAIITVYDGRYDPMVQNNQAETAIQTKADAIIINPMDYEANIDVVTMANDAKIPVIVTNARLNTDKMTAEVVSDDVLGGYMEAKAVLEKMNCEGNVVIIEGPKGGSGEIQRGEGNDKAIAECGPGKVKVLERKTANWSRAEAMPLMENWLQKHRGKIGGVIAQNDEMALGAIEAIKSAGLNVNDFSIAGVDGVSDAIRSVQEGEMVSILQDANAQMQGSIDLAMKAVKGDKYEPQSKIWVQYADQLKWNDGKDKRYAIPWTQVTKENAQQLLDARK from the coding sequence ATGATGGGCGGACAGGCATTTGCGGCACAGGACAATCCGGTGAAAATTGCCGTTCTGATGTACGGCATGAAAGCTGAATTTGTCCAGTTAATGGAAAAATCCGCAAAAGAGCATCCGGCTGTGAAAAACGGTGAAGCGATCATCACAGTTTATGATGGCCGTTATGATCCGATGGTTCAGAACAACCAGGCGGAAACCGCAATCCAGACCAAAGCCGACGCTATCATCATCAACCCGATGGATTATGAAGCGAATATCGACGTGGTCACTATGGCAAATGACGCCAAAATCCCGGTTATCGTCACCAACGCCCGTCTGAACACCGACAAAATGACCGCAGAAGTGGTGTCTGATGACGTCCTCGGCGGTTATATGGAAGCCAAAGCGGTTCTGGAAAAAATGAACTGTGAAGGTAACGTGGTTATTATCGAAGGGCCGAAAGGCGGCAGCGGTGAAATTCAGCGCGGCGAAGGTAATGACAAAGCGATCGCAGAATGTGGTCCGGGTAAAGTGAAAGTACTGGAGCGCAAAACGGCTAACTGGTCACGCGCGGAAGCGATGCCGCTGATGGAAAACTGGTTACAGAAACACCGTGGTAAAATCGGTGGTGTTATTGCACAGAACGACGAAATGGCACTGGGTGCGATCGAAGCAATCAAATCTGCCGGTCTGAATGTGAATGATTTCTCCATTGCCGGCGTTGACGGCGTGTCTGATGCTATCCGCTCTGTTCAGGAAGGCGAAATGGTCTCCATCCTCCAGGACGCAAATGCACAGATGCAGGGCTCTATCGATCTGGCGATGAAAGCAGTCAAAGGTGACAAATATGAGCCACAGTCCAAAATCTGGGTTCAGTATGCTGACCAGCTGAAATGGAATGACGGTAAAGACAAACGTTACGCGATTCCGTGGACTCAGGTCACCAAAGAAAACGCGCAGCAGTTACTGGATGCCCGTAAATAA
- a CDS encoding ABC transporter permease has product MTTTNTAPAPGVSFIARNKKNMHKYGIILAFFVLCLIVAVVGEVQVARGEWTNNYFLSQDNMLIILRQISINGILAIGMTFVIITAGVDLSVGSVLALSGIVAARFATSNTGLAIGDTANAVMIPMIIALGIGIICGLLNGTILAKFNLQPFIVTMGMLSAARGLTLLTTDGNPVSQLNSDFRWLGNGYILDIPVPVVILAVIFILAWILLNKTTFGRYVYAVGGNPKSARTSGISVIKIKVLVYTLCGALAGIAGLILTARTGSAQTSAGSAYELDAIAAVVIGGTSMAGGVGTLVGTLFGVLIIGVMNNGLDLLGVQSYYQQIIKGALIVIAVLLDPSRKQRRD; this is encoded by the coding sequence ATGACTACAACAAATACTGCACCCGCACCAGGGGTCTCATTTATCGCCCGTAACAAGAAAAACATGCACAAATACGGCATCATTCTGGCGTTCTTTGTGCTGTGTCTGATTGTGGCGGTTGTCGGTGAAGTTCAGGTCGCCCGCGGCGAATGGACCAATAACTATTTTCTGAGTCAGGACAACATGCTGATTATCCTGCGTCAGATTTCCATCAACGGTATTCTCGCCATCGGGATGACCTTCGTCATCATCACCGCCGGTGTTGACCTCTCTGTCGGTTCGGTGCTGGCACTGAGCGGGATTGTGGCGGCGCGGTTTGCCACCAGCAACACCGGCCTGGCTATCGGTGATACCGCGAATGCCGTGATGATCCCGATGATTATCGCACTCGGCATCGGTATCATTTGTGGTCTGCTCAACGGGACTATCCTGGCGAAATTCAACCTTCAGCCGTTTATCGTCACCATGGGGATGTTGTCTGCGGCACGCGGTCTGACTCTGCTGACCACTGACGGTAACCCGGTTTCCCAGCTCAACAGTGATTTCCGCTGGCTGGGTAACGGCTATATCCTGGATATCCCGGTACCGGTGGTGATCCTGGCGGTTATCTTTATTCTGGCCTGGATTTTACTCAATAAAACCACCTTCGGCCGTTATGTGTATGCCGTCGGCGGCAACCCGAAAAGCGCCAGAACCTCCGGTATCAGCGTGATTAAAATTAAAGTGCTGGTTTATACCCTGTGTGGCGCGTTAGCCGGTATTGCCGGGCTGATTCTGACTGCCCGTACCGGGTCAGCACAGACCAGTGCAGGCAGCGCCTACGAGCTGGATGCAATCGCTGCGGTGGTTATCGGCGGTACCAGTATGGCCGGTGGTGTGGGGACGTTAGTCGGCACCCTGTTCGGCGTGTTAATTATCGGTGTGATGAATAACGGTCTCGACCTGCTGGGCGTGCAGTCGTATTACCAGCAGATTATCAAAGGCGCATTAATTGTGATCGCCGTACTTTTGGATCCGTCACGTAAGCAACGCCGTGACTGA
- a CDS encoding sugar ABC transporter ATP-binding protein, translated as MTATVADNEELLRVEGVRKAFGQVVALKNAQFSLKRGSIHALCGGNGAGKSTFLSILMGFIRPDAGEIYVKGKRCEFHQPIEALHAGIAIVQQELSSIPDLTVAENIWLGREPRRFGFVDFKQLNRQTAELLTDLHFDISPSEKMRNLSVAEQQLVEIAKALSHADADIIIMDEPTSAIGEEDAQKIFDVITRLTEKGKGIIYVSHRLSEIFQIADTFTIFRDGTFITDGPLADITREKLIELIIGREIKDEFAKFNEPTDETIMEVRELSRDDQVQDISLTLKKGEILGIYGLVGSGRSEFLDLIFGIEHADKGTIKIGDRFLDKHTPKDSINAGIAYVTEDRKDTGLMLGRSINENINIASFGAISTGGFIHDRKERARADDMITLFNVKTPDADQLVGNLSGGNQQKVVLGRWALIEPDVMLLDEPTRGVDVGAKKEIYKFMSEFALQGKGIVMVSSELSEIIGMSDRIIVFRDGRIAGELTAATATQTDLMKLAV; from the coding sequence ATGACAGCCACTGTCGCTGACAATGAGGAATTACTGCGGGTTGAAGGGGTGCGCAAAGCCTTTGGTCAGGTTGTTGCACTGAAGAACGCGCAGTTTTCACTGAAAAGAGGTTCCATTCACGCCCTGTGCGGCGGGAATGGCGCCGGTAAATCCACGTTCCTGAGCATCCTGATGGGCTTTATCCGCCCGGATGCGGGGGAAATCTATGTCAAAGGCAAACGCTGTGAGTTTCATCAGCCGATCGAAGCCCTGCACGCCGGTATCGCCATTGTTCAGCAGGAGCTGAGTTCCATTCCTGATCTGACCGTGGCGGAAAATATCTGGCTGGGGCGGGAGCCGCGCCGGTTCGGGTTTGTCGATTTTAAACAGCTCAACCGGCAGACCGCTGAACTGCTGACCGACCTGCATTTTGATATCTCCCCGTCAGAAAAAATGCGCAACCTGAGTGTGGCGGAACAGCAACTGGTCGAAATCGCCAAAGCCCTCTCCCACGCGGATGCGGATATCATCATTATGGATGAGCCGACCTCCGCCATCGGCGAGGAGGATGCGCAGAAGATTTTCGATGTCATCACCCGCCTGACGGAAAAAGGTAAAGGCATTATTTATGTCTCACACCGCCTGTCCGAGATTTTTCAGATAGCCGATACCTTCACCATTTTCCGTGACGGTACCTTTATCACCGACGGCCCGCTGGCGGATATTACCCGCGAGAAGCTGATTGAGCTGATTATCGGCCGTGAGATCAAAGATGAGTTCGCCAAATTTAACGAGCCGACAGATGAAACCATTATGGAAGTCCGGGAACTGTCCCGCGATGACCAGGTGCAGGACATCAGCCTGACGCTGAAAAAAGGCGAAATCCTGGGAATTTACGGGCTGGTCGGCTCCGGCCGTTCTGAGTTCCTCGACCTGATTTTCGGCATCGAACACGCCGATAAAGGCACCATAAAAATTGGTGACCGCTTCCTCGACAAACACACACCGAAAGATTCCATTAATGCCGGGATCGCCTATGTCACTGAAGACCGCAAAGATACCGGACTGATGCTGGGCCGCTCCATCAATGAAAATATCAATATCGCCTCATTTGGTGCCATCAGTACCGGCGGCTTTATTCATGACCGCAAAGAGCGTGCCCGTGCAGACGACATGATCACACTGTTCAATGTCAAAACCCCGGATGCGGATCAGCTGGTCGGGAACCTCAGCGGCGGTAACCAGCAGAAAGTGGTTCTGGGACGCTGGGCGCTGATCGAGCCGGATGTGATGCTGCTCGATGAGCCGACACGCGGCGTGGATGTCGGTGCCAAGAAAGAAATTTATAAGTTTATGTCTGAGTTCGCCTTACAGGGCAAAGGCATTGTGATGGTCTCTTCTGAGCTGTCGGAGATTATCGGGATGAGTGACAGGATTATTGTTTTCCGTGACGGACGGATCGCCGGAGAGCTGACCGCCGCCACTGCCACCCAGACTGATTTAATGAAACTTGCGGTGTGA